The Meriones unguiculatus strain TT.TT164.6M chromosome 14, Bangor_MerUng_6.1, whole genome shotgun sequence sequence AAGTCTGGGGCTAGCTCTGCTCTTTTGTTATTGGTAGAACGCAGGCATGATTCTGGTTCTCTGCGCCTCGGTTTTACAGCCTGCTAAGTGGCAGCATGGAGAGCCAATGCAGGGACTCTGAGGCGACCCTGGGAAAAAGAGGCATGGGACTGCAGCTTGAGAACTGACCGTTCTAGTCCATCCTTGGTGAGGGGGCGCCCCGGACACCTCCCCTCCAAGTCCGACCTCACAACTTGTAGCTACAGGtacgggggaggggggcaggtCAAGGCCAGCCCTATACTTCTGCTCTGGCCTCCCTGCTCTTCCCTCACAGGGACGAACCTCTTTGTCATCTGCCAAGCAAGGTCAGGATCTTTCCTGCATATGGCTGTGATAAAGATAAGGAACTAGAGGGAGTGAAAACACCTGGCATAAGGGAACCCTCCAGGTGGGCCCTCACTGCTATTTGTATTAGTGTTATTACAACAGTATTTGTTTGTCTGGTTGATTGGATTTTTgacagagggtttctctgtgtagccttggctgtcctggactctgtagaccacgctggcctcaaactcacagagatgtgcctgcctctgccttccacgtgctgaggtcacaggtgtgcgccaccacacctggccacaacagtattttgttgttaatttttggttgagacagggtctctttatgtatcCCTAGAGACCTAGAACCTGCTACgtataccagactggcctccagctcacagagacccgcctgagtgctgggatcaagggcaAGTATCACCACACCTCTCCTCctactattattctttttttttcttttttttgagacaggctatcatggaacttgctatgtagtacaggctggccttgaattaacAGAGATCTTGAGCCACACTGAAGCCCCACACTGgaggggactctaggcaggggctctaccactgagccacaccccagcccctcactgggggagtctaggcaggggctctacccctgagccacaccccagcccctcactggggattctaggcaggggctctaccactgagccacaccccagcccctcactgggggattctaggcaggggctctaccactgagctatacctcacctctcactgggggattctaggcaggggctctaccactgagctacaccccagcccctcactgggggattctaggcaaaggctctaccactgagctatacctcaCCTCTCACTGGGGTATTCCAGgtaggggctctaccactgagccacaccccagcccctcactggggtaTTCCAGGTAAGGGCTCTACCATTGAGCCCCTGTccttggcttctttttctttctgaggcaGGAACTCTCgaagttgctcaggctggccatgAATTATGACCAGGCTGCCTCAGCTCACTAAGTGGGTATGATGACAGCCACGTGTTCAAGTCCCAGCTCTAGCCATCAATATCACCCCTGTCACTGCTCTTATTCCCAGGCCGACCAGCTGCAGACATCTGAGTAAGAGTGTTTCTGCATCCTGTTGATTCATACAAAGAGCTGGGAGGACCAagcagaagggaaagaaagaagaggccaGGGAGGTCAGGCATAGTGGCGCACACCCTTAGTCTCAAcgctggagaagcagaggcaggcagatctctgtgcgttccaggccaatctggtctacagggcaagtccaggacagagaaacagagaaaccctgcctcaaataaaccaaaaaaaaaaaaaaaaaaaaggaagaaaaggccaGAGAGGAGAAGACTGAAAGACAGATGGACAGTCAGATGGCCagtagaagggagaaaggaatagACACACCTTGGTAAACAGGTAGTCCATGTGGCCCACTCGGCAGCCTTCCTCGTTGATGGGGATGAAGTTTCCTGTGCGACGACAGCACAGCGGGGGCCAGGGGAACACCACTTCTGGAGTGGCTGCCCGGAAGGCTGACGTGTAATTCACCCAGTCCATGGGGCCAGACATGCCACAACATTCTTGCTGTGGAAAGAGCCAGGGTTTAGGCAGGGCTGGGGCTGAGGGCACACAGTTGAAGAGAGGCAGACTGGCTTTTGGCACAGCTGGACCCCACCTGTTAGAATCTGGGCcctcaaagtgtgtgtgtgggtgtgtgtgtgggtgtgtgtctaaACCAGGAGGCTGATAGATTTGGCCCAAACCTACACtcgttttcttttaaaattcttttgttgATGACTGTGTTGACAAAATGACACCAAAAGCTAGATTTTGGGGGGCAGGCGGGGAAGATGAacagcccagcagttaagagctcttgctgttcttcaggaggatccaagttcagttccctgcaccgACGCTGGGCGGCTCATAACCacttgcaactccagctccagaggatttgATGGCCTCTCTGACCCCCTGTGGGAGCCCACGAACCagtatgcacagacacacagacacacatgtgcacataaaaaGTTCAAATCAAATTTTATAAAAGGACAATGTCTGGCTTTTCTCAAACCAGAGTGGTTGGTGgttgttttggggacagggtctcaccgGGTAACCCAGGCTGGTTCCAAACGGGTGATAGCCTGcctgagcctcccaagtgctaggattccaggGGTGTACCGCAACAGCCAGCTCAAATGGGTATTCAACCAGAGGCCCCTAGCTGAGGAAGGCAAGTGTAGGTGCCCTTCAAACATGGTTCCGTTTCTGGGCCCCTGCATGACTTGGCTGAGCTGGGATTCTAATTCAGATTCTGGTTCtgattctttcctttgttcttcctttcatccttcctccttccttccttccttccttccttccttccttccttccttccttctttcctttcctttcctttcctttccttccttcttcctcctcctcctcttcttcctccccctcttcttcttctgcatTACTATGTTGGATATAATTAAGACTGCAGCTTTTGGTTGAACCacgatggtgcatgcctttaatcccagtactcataCGCAGGcctgtgagctccaggacagccagggctacacacaaaaaccctgtcttgaaaaaccaaaaaatcaaaaaacaacaacaacaaaaaccaggagagTGCAACTTCTGAGCTTAACTATGGGTGCATCTTGTCCcagacctataatcccagaactaggaCAGTGCAAGACAAAGGATGAGGATCTCAAAGTCATCCTTGGGTGGATGAAGAgttcaagaagagcctggacttcaGGAACACCTGCTTTAAAGTGCTTTGAGGGCTGGGTGTGGGTGAACAGGCCTGTGATGATTCAGTGCCTAAGAGGCTGAAACAAGAGGACTGGCAGTTCAAGGCCTTGGCCTTGGAACAGTCTAGGTTGGCTATGCAGTGAAACTGAGGCtctatttggttggttggtttgctttgttttttcctagacagagctgagttccaggacagccaggactttacagagaaaccttgtctcaaaaaacagaaaacttaattacttaatgtttttcatttattatttgagaatttcatgtgtgtacaatgtattttaataatcATATCTAccccatccttccctccttctaaTTCCCTCCAGATTTCCTTCAATATCCTgaccaaaatttatttatttatttatttatttatttattttccctagAGATGCGCCTTCTCTTCACAGCCCTggacatcctggaactcactctgtagatcaggctggtagGGTAATGAACAGCTAAGTAGCAGACCCTTACCTATAATGTATGAAGTcttggattcaatccccagcaacacgcacactcacatacacaagctcacactcacacatgtacagtggagggaacacacacacccacacacccacacacacacccacgcacacacGTGCGTGCTTtgttttgggaggcagagacagacgaaCAGTGGGCTCAAGgttggcctgggctacatactgaaGACTATTATTGCCGTTATTGTAACGGGAGGAGGAACGCTGTCAGTGTTGGAATGCCGGCGACCTTGCCACTTACCAACCTGGTGACCCCGGATCTGGGTCTGCTGTCTATAAAACCATAGTGACCAAAGGCCCCCTACCCCACCTCGGTCCCCTGAGTGACCGTCTTCCAAATATTCATTCCGCCAGTGAGCACCCTGAGCCCAGCCCACCTCAATCATGATCCGGTCCCAGAGGCGGGTTAGCTCCTGGCCCTGGTCGGTGTCCGCACTGTAGAAGGTCAGCATTTGCTTGGTGATGAGGGACGGGTTGGACACCATCtgaggaggaagggcagggaAGAGCAGGAGCCAGCTGGCTGGGGATGGAGGCCCCCCACCCCTGATCTCCCTCTCGGACTCTAGGGATGCCCCGCCCCCACCGTTctgccccgcccctcccccagccgCTCACGTAGTCTCGGTGGGTGTAGGATGTGATACAGGAGGCGCACTCAAAGATGTAGACTATGAGCATCAGCAGCAGGTACTGCGGAGAGAGCAAGGGCAGCCCTTGGCGAGGGGTCAGGAGGCCACACCTAGGTGCCTCGGGCCAAAGGACCAAACCAAaacttcttttctgtttgtttgtttttagactgTAGAGCTCTCTGGTCAGCCTGGAGATCACTCCATGCAGACCACGCTGGTTTCAAATTTACAGATATCCCCCCtccagctcccccaccccacaagaGATGGGATTGAATGTGAACCATTACGCCCAGCCCCAGAGGGAACTGTTGTCCAGTGGGCGAGCACTACCCAGCTTGTTTAATATTCTGGGTTCTGTCCCCGGCaggatgtgcacacacactcaacagAAGGGTTAGTTGTGAAAAACTAGTGTGTGGGGTGGAAGACTGAAAACTTGAGAGCAAGCTGGTCAGTGACAGcacactcctgtgatcccagcactagggaggcagaggcaggcagacctctgtgagttcgaggccagcctggtctgcagagtgagttccaggacagccagggctgcacagagaaactgtgcctgtggtgggggtggggagaaagaaaaatggagagagagacaaGCCAGACATTTTCTAAAGGTACTTAGGGGCCAGGTATGataacacatctttaatcccagcactcgggaggcagaggcaagaggatctgagtttgaggctagcctctatagagcaagctccaggaaagccagggctacctagagagACCGTATCTCAAAAGAAactacaaacaaaaaaagtagttAGGTTGACTTTGGGGCTTCGGTTAGATTGTTACGTCAGAAAGTTAAATATTTGATTGAGGACAGGGAGAAAGGCAGGAAACAAAcaggagctggtgagatggtgcaggcctttaaccTCCGCACTTGAGGTGGACACAGACGGATgcctgagggcagcctggtccacataatGAGACCTTGGCTCAAGAGAGGCAAGTGGGGGATAAAATGAGAAGGGAGTGGTGAGGAAGGCCTTCCCTTGATAGCTCCATCTCATACATAACAAAGGCGAAGTCTCCTAACCAGTTCCCCTCCCAGGCCACACCCTGTGCTGTTCCCTGATGCCAGCTACTGCTGCCCCCTCTGGCCACAGGACCTTTGCTCATGCTGCTGGCTCTCCCTGGAGCACTCTTAAAAGCACCCTGGGCTCACTGCCCGAGCTCTGCGCTCTGCTTTTCTTTGCGTCCGGTGGCTTTGGGTTTTCCTTGGCTTCCCCAGGCTCCCTTCACTCCCCCAGATCCAGGACTCTTAGTTGTGCTTTGCACTTCTTGCTCAGTAAACATTTGCTGACTACGTAAGGGTTGGTCCTGGGAGCCTGGAGGACCCTCCACAGCGGAGGAAGCCCTGAGCTGTTGGCGTGGGACGCCCAGGAGAGGCAGCGGGCCCCTCTGAGAGCTTCAGTTTGGTTCCCTGTCCGGTGAATGGGCTTAAAAGCACAACTTCATATGGCTTCAGGGAGGACCGAGAGAGCTCCTTGAATGTGGCAGGGATCAAAATATGGGCTTCCTGGGCCTGGCAGTTCAGTTCCAAGCAGGCCTAGTTGACacagtaaattcaaggccaaccaaaaagcatagtgaggccctgtctcaaaacaaacaaaacaaaaagacaatggGCTGGCTCGAtgaggtggctcacacctgtaatcccagccctggagaggcgAAGGCAGTGGGGGCTGCACGGGGAGACTGTGTCTTAAAAAGACAAATCAGGGGCTGAAGAggggctgcttttgcagaggacctgagctcaggtccCAGCGCCCCCATCAGgctgctcacagccacctgtaactccagcctcagggATCCGGCCTTCTCTTCCGGTTTCCTTGGGCATACACCAGAACATTCACACGCTAATAAAACATACAATACTTCTTAAACAAAAAACTGGCGTGGGGCCAGGGGCTGGTTTGTTCTAGTGTGACTGGGCTGTGTGGTCCTGGTCTTTAAACCAGGTCCAGTTTTCTGTGGAACAGCATACAGGTGACGACAGTGGTGGTGGCATTTCACAATGGGCCGCGTGACACAAATGAGCTAATCTGCGTCAACTGTTGAGCTCCTGGCATGGGCTGCGCGCTGGGTAAGTGATGGCTATGTTATGATTGCATTTTCATTGTCATTGCTGCCACAACTCGGCACCACGGACCTTGGAAACCAaattatttatatacacatataaaattggGAACTTGAAACCCAATTATttggtttaaaaaatatatacatatatacgtacaTGTAATGTATATTGCCTTTGGGAGCTTCCTAGCAGCTGTGCTAAATACCCCTCTTCTTGTACCCCAGTTTCCTCTGTACAGTGGGGGTGATGGCTAAAACTAAGTTATGGGGCCAGAACATGGTGaattaggttttttcttttttttttttaagatttatttattatgttatacagggttctgcctgcatgtacacctgtaggccaggagagggcaccagatctcactgtagatggttgtgagccaccctgtggttgctgggaattgaactcaggacctctagaagagcaggcagtgctcttgacctctgagccatctctccagcctgggaaAATTAGGTCTTAAGTGCGGTCCCATGAAGGAGTCAAGCTCACGGCCCTGCTGTCACCCAGTCCCACCAAGCCCTTCCTGGGATCTCACCGTGAGGATCATGTACCGACGGCGGCAGAGTGCAGCTCCGACGCCGAAGCTGGCCACCACGAAGAAGGAGAAACCACAGAAGATGGCGATCCAGGCGCCAGCGAACACGTCGTCCTTGCCTGAGACGCCCATCAACGGATACACGCGATACTGGTCGGCGGTCACCCACACTGTCTCAGCAAACAGGGCCAGGCCTGACAGCTGGGCAGGGAAAGTTCGGGCCAACCATGACGCAGGTCTTGCCTGGTCCAGAACCTCCCATGCCCTTGGGGCAAAGTGGGCTTGGAAGGGAGGTCAGCTCACATCTTTATGAGCAGGGACAGGGTAGGGAAAAGCCAAGAAGGAAGAAACGGTATAGCTAGGACTTTAGTCCGCACATCCTAGAGGCCAGTTGCTTCAAAGATAAAAGGCTTGGCAAACAAGGTGGGCACAGGGAACTGCCCGGTTGGCCGCCATGCTTAGAGGTTCCCATCTGAGGATTTTACGGGTGGGCAGAACTGCGTGCTCAGTTCATTCTACAGGTGTAGTCTTGGGAAGGGCAGGAGCCAGCTGGTAGGGCTGTTTTCTGCAGCGCCGTGATAAAGGGAGTGGAGGCTTCCTGGCAGAACGCCTGGGGCCTGGCATTCTGTGGTCCTGTACGGAGCAGCCTAGAGGCCGGGAGAGCTACTGAAGGGCGTACAGCGGGGTGAGCTAAGCTGGACAGAGAGAAAAAGCTTATCTGTTCCCGCTTGCCTAAAGAAAGATCAGAAGGGCCGGGGGCTGTCAGCCAGCAGGGTGTTTCTGTCACGCAGAAAACCCTGGGCTCAGCTGGCAGCCTTGTGCAAACTGGGCCTTCTGGTGCATTCCTGAAAGCCCGGCACTTGGAACAAAGAGGAGGGAGGATCCAAAGTTCAAGGTTACATAGGGAATTTGAGACTAGTCTAGGCTGCATGAGagactttcaaaacaaaaacaaaacaaaaatctggcCCTTACAGAGTTGTCGTGGGGACAAAGGAATTAAAAACTCCTGTGTTCTCTGCAAAGCCAAGCACGGTGATAACACACCTCTAACCCAGTCTCAAGAGTAGCAGAGCTGGGATATGGACCCAGCCTGCCTGCCTCAGGGCAACGCACAAGCTCCCCATAGTTTCCCTTTCTTGAAAACCAGCATCGCCAcatgagccgggcatggtggggtagccctggctgtcctgggactctctctctacaccaggctggcctcgaactcagagatccacctgcctctacctcctgagtgctgggattaaagacatgggccACCATACCCAACCagaataacttaaaaaaataaaaataaaaatggatttggTTTCCTGCAGCCATGCTGGTCTCCAAACCTCTAGGTAGCTGAAGATGGCCTTTAACTGATTTTCCTGATGctactttccaagtgctaggGTCACAGGTGTGGACCAGACCCAGCTGATCTGTCTCTCCCCACCCCGAACCTGAACCTCTCTGTGGTttagactggccttaaactcacagatctcCGGCCTTAGCCTTCCAAAAGTGAGGATTACTGGTGTGTACCACTGTTCCTGTCTACcaagccccacccccagtccTGGCTGAATCCACACAGAGGACTCAGTTACAGACAAGGAGCACTCACAGAGAACAGATTGCTCCCTCTGTAAGGTCAGGTAGCCGGGACCCCtgcccacccccccaccccccaggatgctgggattagagactaCAGCAGAGCAGCAGGTAGACCTGGGACCCACCTCGGGTTGGGGCTGGCCCCTCCCCGCCACACTCCCGTGCTCCCCAGAACTGGGGCCTCTCACCAGAATAATGATGTTGCCCACGACCAGCAGGCCCACCACCACGGGAgaccccttctctccctctgctgctgcaGAAGCCATCTTCCTGCTGGGAACACAGAAGGAGGGCTGTGGCTGGTCAGGAGATGCTCAGTGGCTGCAGAGCCCAGGCTGATGCCGTATGCCCAGCACCGCACAGCCTGGCAGCGAGCCTTCTACAGAACAGGAAAGGGCTCATGCCCTCCCAGCCCCGCTGCCCTGTCAACTCCCACCTCCTCACCTTCTCTGCCAGAGCCTCTCTGGCCAGCCCCACCCACAGCAGCTCCCTATATATGCCCAAACCCCTCCTTGCGCTCGTCTcagaggaggaggggacagggggTCAGCAGCCTGACCGGGAGAGATTTTATGAGCTCCCTGACACTCAAGTGATTTCTGGACCTGAAATTCAGGCTTGTGCTCCTGCCTGGTCACTGGGGCAAGGTGATGTATGTAGCCAGAGCCTTGAATTCCCAGGCTGCAGCGGTgaggggggggcggggagagggaCAGGCTAACTACCTGATGTGTCCTTTCCCTAGGGGCAACGAGGGCTTTCCTGGGGGCAGGGGCAGACCCATGATAGATCCTCCCGGGAATCCCAGACAGAAGGCTGCCTTTGGAGCCCGGAGAGAGGGAGAGCGGAGGACCAGAGAGAGAGTCCCGCAGAGACGCATGGGCATGGGGCAGGCCCAAGGCTGGGCAGAGGGAGGCAAGTGAGGGGAGAGGTTAAAGGGCGGGCTCAGAGGTGCATGGTTAGGGCTGCAGCTGCAGAAGAGGATGGCGCTGACAACAGCTTTGAGGGGGTCTGAGACAGGTGTGCATAtatgaagagggaggaaggaatgtgCTAGAAGGAAGAAGATGTACGGTGGGAGAAAAGGAGCCCCTTTCCCTCAGTGCGCACGCACactcttcttttttaaagttttttttgttttgttttgtgaacacATGCTTtgtctgcttgtatgtctgtgggagggtgtcagagcccccggaactggagttacagacagttgtgagctgccatgtgggtgctgggaattgaaccagggtcctctggaagaacagccagcgttTATaatcactgagccgtctcttcagcagacctccccacccccaccccacagatTCTTCAGGCTGAAGAATGggaaggat is a genomic window containing:
- the Upk1a gene encoding uroplakin-1a isoform X2, whose translation is MASAAAEGEKGSPVVVGLLVVGNIIILLSGLALFAETVWVTADQYRVYPLMGVSGKDDVFAGAWIAIFCGFSFFVVASFGVGAALCRRRYMILTYLLLMLIVYIFECASCITSYTHRDYMVSNPSLITKQMLTFYSADTDQGQELTRLWDRIMIEQECCGMSGPMDWVNYTSAFRAATPEVVFPWPPLCCRRTGNFIPINEEGCRVGHMDYLFTKGCFEHIGHAIDSYTWGISWFGFAILMWTFPWRSEKGVGSPGTGVTDGGEPPCGSSGRAASSPNHCLLRLRNFSQPTGTRWNTERSCV
- the Upk1a gene encoding uroplakin-1a isoform X4, with product MASAAAEGEKGSPVVVGLLVVGNIIILLSGLALFAETVWVTADQYRVYPLMGVSGKDDVFAGAWIAIFCGFSFFVVASFGVGAALCRRRYMILTYLLLMLIVYIFECASCITSYTHRDYMVSNPSLITKQMLTFYSADTDQGQELTRLWDRIMIEQECCGMSGPMDWVNYTSAFRAATPEVVFPWPPLCCRRTGNFIPINEEGCRVGHMDYLFTKGCFEHIGHAIDSYTWGISWFGFAILMWTV
- the Upk1a gene encoding uroplakin-1a isoform X1, with translation MASAAAEGEKGSPVVVGLLVVGNIIILLSGLALFAETVWVTADQYRVYPLMGVSGKDDVFAGAWIAIFCGFSFFVVASFGVGAALCRRRYMILTYLLLMLIVYIFECASCITSYTHRDYMVSNPSLITKQMLTFYSADTDQGQELTRLWDRIMIEQECCGMSGPMDWVNYTSAFRAATPEVVFPWPPLCCRRTGNFIPINEEGCRVGHMDYLFTKGCFEHIGHAIDSYTWGISWFGFAILMWTEEETTCAPQPEALPLCCTWASSTSSPLHPTPPHPTPPLCTSATTPPCPPPSIFPSCSSKIPL
- the Upk1a gene encoding uroplakin-1a isoform X3; the encoded protein is MASAAAEGEKGSPVVVGLLVVGNIIILLSGLALFAETVWVTADQYRVYPLMGVSGKDDVFAGAWIAIFCGFSFFVVASFGVGAALCRRRYMILTYLLLMLIVYIFECASCITSYTHRDYMVSNPSLITKQMLTFYSADTDQGQELTRLWDRIMIEQECCGMSGPMDWVNYTSAFRAATPEVVFPWPPLCCRRTGNFIPINEEGCRVGHMDYLFTKGCFEHIGHAIDSYTWGISWFGFAILMWTLPVMLIAMYFYTTL